The DNA segment CAGATTAAGATTTGAGAGAAAATTAGTTAAAAATATATCAGCATCAATAGATGGAAATATCAAAAGGGATCAGGGAAGGATATTTCTAGAACCTGAGAACTTTGAAGATGCACTGGAAAAATTAGATAAGATATTTGGTATCGTGTCTTATTCTCCGGTAGTAAGAACTAAAACCACTAAAGAGGATGTAACTAAAACATTAAAGGAATATACCAAGCACTTGATTAGTGAGGGATTATTGAAGGAGGGTATGACCTTTGCAATAAGATGTAGGCGTGTTGGAAATCATGATTTCACATCTCAGGAAGCCGGGGCATTCTGTGGATCCGTTGTAATTGATACCATACCTCTTAAGGTAAACCTATCTGACCCTGACTTTGAAATCTTCGTTGAAATTAGGGATAATGATACCTATATCTATCATGAAAAGATTGACGGACCTGGAGGTCTTCCGCTCGGAACTCAGGGAAAGGTTGTAGTTTTAATGTCCAGTGGTATCGATTCTCCCGTTGCTGCTTATTTGATGATGAAGAGAGGATGTGCTGTAACGGCTCTCAATTTTGATAATAGTCCATACACAACATCCGATGCAAGAAATAATTTTAATGATTTGGTGGATCAATTGCAAACATATGCCTCTGGTGTTCCAATTCAAAAAAGAGTAGCACCATATGGGGAATATCTTAAGACATGTAAAA comes from the Methanobrevibacter boviskoreani JH1 genome and includes:
- the thiI gene encoding tRNA uracil 4-sulfurtransferase ThiI; this translates as MDYDLILIRYGELALKSTKIRLRFERKLVKNISASIDGNIKRDQGRIFLEPENFEDALEKLDKIFGIVSYSPVVRTKTTKEDVTKTLKEYTKHLISEGLLKEGMTFAIRCRRVGNHDFTSQEAGAFCGSVVIDTIPLKVNLSDPDFEIFVEIRDNDTYIYHEKIDGPGGLPLGTQGKVVVLMSSGIDSPVAAYLMMKRGCAVTALNFDNSPYTTSDARNNFNDLVDQLQTYASGVPIQKRVAPYGEYLKTCKNKGPEKMTCVLCKSGMYKTAEKLAKEIGALAIVDGSSVGQVASQTLQNILSSRYGVDMPILSPLIGMDKLETTRIADKIGTFEISKRDDGGCKAVPKYPETQADLNRVIKAQEDISQEEELEKVFKNIEK